The genomic interval CTTTTCTTCGCCTGTGCGGACCGCAATGACCTGGCCATCGCCCTGGACCCCTTCTTCGATGTCTTTTCCCAAGGGGCCCTCATCCTGGGATTGGCCTTCCTCATCGTTGAACCCGATTGGCGCAAGGCCTTCCTGGTGGGAATGGGGGGATTGGGGGTCGCCGTCTACGTGATCTCCATCGACCCCGCCTCCACCAAACTGCTGGGTTGTGCCCCCCCTGCGTACCTCTTGGCGGGTTGGGCCTTATCCCGGCTTTGGGACGGACTGCCGGGGCAAAAAAGCGACTTTCGCTGGGGCCGGGTTTTCCTGGCCCTTTTCCTTTCCCTTTATGCGGCCGGCGGCGCTTGGATCCAATTCCATAAGCTTTTCGGTTCCTGGGCCCGGAACCCGGGACCGGACACTGTCCTGGCCGAACACGTCCGGCAGGATGGGAAGGACCACCGCATTTACCTCGCCCCGGCCCCTTGGTTCTTTGGACTGAACACCCAGTTCGTACTGAACGACGGCCAGCGCTACTACATCCTCAAAAAGACCAACCGGATCCCCCTGGCCGAAGGGGACTCTCCCGAGGACATCGTCCTCTATGTTTACGGCTCCGCCGCCAAGCTCATCGATGAACTGCACCGCACCTATCCATCGGCCCAATGGGAGAAGATCTGGGTCTTCAAACACGAGGAGGGGGACCCGAACCCGGAACTCTATATGTGGCGGGTCGCCCTTCCCGGCCCGGTCGTCGCCTCCGTGGCCTCGCCCTTGCTCCTGCCGGGCACGGAAAAAGGGGCCTGGTTGAGGCGTTATTTCACCAATAGCTATGGTTGGGGACTGGGCGGGATCTTCTATGAGGAAAGGACCCCGGACCTGGGTTCGCCCCTGCCGGCGGACCTGCTACGGTCGGACCTTTTCAAGGATTTCGGGTCGCCCGGCCTGGTCCGCACCGTGGGGTCCCTCCCCATCGCCCAGGAAGGCGATTACGAATGGAGCATCGGGACCCCCAACCCGGTCTGGCTCCGGATCGACGGAAGGACCTTGTGGAAGCAGGATGCGCCTTCCGTGGCCACGAAAGCCAAAGGGAAGATCCACCTGACCATGGGGATCCATTGGATCGAACTGCGTTTCCGCAACCCCAATGGTTTCGTGATCCCCGACATCTTCCTGCGGCCGGTGGGCACCGCCCCTTGGACCAAGCTTTAGGGGAAAGGTCCGCCTGTATCCCTCAACGGACGATGACCTGGTCCGAATGCCGCTTCAACAACACCATCCCGAAGAACTGCGTGACATAGGGGAAGGGCCCCCATTGCTGGATGGGGGAATAGTGGGCGAAAACGTAACCCATGATGTCCTTGGCGTAATCCCGCCCGAAGGAAGCGGGGCCGTATTCGCCCGTATCCCGCTGGAGAAGCACCACATAGGTCACCTTGTTCGCCTCCAATTGGTCGATGACCCTTTTCGGGGCCCCGGAAGGCATGAGGTCCACCGGATTGCAGACGTAATCGGTCAGCGGGTTGGGGAGCCCGGAGAGGAAGTTCAAGGCCGCTCCTTCGGGGAAGACTGCCAGACTGTCGCCCGCCTGGGAATCTTCGCGCAGGAACTGCAGCAGCTTCGCGCAGCCGGGGGCGGGTTCGGTCGGGAAGCACATCAAGGTCCCGCGGGGCGTCTCCACCGGGAAGGTGCACTTGGCGTACCAGCCCGATGCGATGCCGACGTGGCCGGCCAGGAAAAGGCCCGACACCAACAGGAACCCGCCCTTCACGAAAAGCCTGATCCTCCCCTCCGGGAACCTGCCCGGAAGGTCCTTCAGGAAGAACCCGTAATAGACCAAAAGACCCGGGACCAGCAGGGTGAACCCATATTGCTCCGGACTGGCCTTGAGCAGGATGCGCCCTAAGGACAGGAAGGCGAACAGGGACGTGGCCAGCCAGAGGTTATCCTTCGGGTCCGGCCGTCCCCTTTTCAGCGTGCCCCAGGCCAAGTAAAGGCAGATCAGCGGTACGCAACGGAACTGGGCTTGGGGGCCGAAAAGGTTCTCGAGGATCAGCGCCACCGGCACCGCCACCACCGCCGCGATCACCAGGACCGGGCCCCAGGAACGAGCCTGGCCGGTTTCGATGCGGAGCCCCGCCGCCGCCCGGCCACCGGCGAAAAAGAAAAGGGCGAAGACGGCGTAAAGCCCCAAGGTCACCGCCAGGCCCAGGAGGTTGTCCCTCAAAAGGTCCAGTCCCATCAGGGAACGGGCGAAGGGGCTGGTGGGGGAAAGATGCGTCCGGATGGCCTCCCAGGTCCAGCCCTGGCCCCGGACCAACAGCACGAAGAAAAGGACATAGAGGATCACCGTGATCCCCAGTGACGGGAGCAGGAAGGAAAGGGCCGACCGGAACCGGTTGGGCCCCTTGCCCCGTTGGGCCGGGTCCCAGGCGGCCAAAAGGATGGAAAAAGCCAAGGCCGCGGCCAGTTCCCACCGCGTCAAGGCGGTCAAGGTCAGGGCCAGGATGGCCCAAGGCCCGTCCTGTTCCCCTTCCAGGATACGGGCGAAGAAAAGAAGGGTCCAAAGGGCGAAGGCCATTCCATAGGTGGCCGCATAGGTATAGGGAAGGATGTAATCGTAGTTATGGGGGGAGATGTAAAAACCGAAGGCCAGCACGCAAAGGAAAGTCGCGACCGTGAGCCCGGCCAAGCCCTCCCCCAGCAACCGGCGACCCAGGAAATGGAGGGGGAGGACGGTCAACACGATGGAAAGGATCCCGCTGGCCACCAGGCTATGCAGGTGGACGCCGCCCACCCACAGGAGCAGGGCGTTCCAATAGGGAACGAAGGGTCCATAGAGCCAGGCCAGATCCCGGTAGAGCACCCGTCCCCGGAGGATCTGCTCGGGCAAGTACCATTCCTTGCCCGAATCGATGATGAGGTCCCCCCATCTCATCCAGGACATTTTGAGGAAGACCAGGAGAATAAAGAGATAAAGAACGAACGGAATGATCCGAAAGTCAGTTTTATTCATATCCTTCATTTCTCTTCCACCTTGGGCCAAAAACCGATCATCCAGACGAAAATTTAAGCCCATCCGCCGACCCCACCTAACTGTTCACTCAAACAGAAGCCCTACTACTATGGGACCTGAAAGGAGAAGAAGTGGCAAGAACTCTTCGGACAAATTTCTAACCGAACAATGATCTCCAATCGTACGGCAAAACACCACTCCGCAGCCCCCACCTTAATAACGTGGGTTTATAGCGCACAGAAAAGTCTCGAGCCGCGAAGATCCTGATATGCATTCCGAACCCGGACCAAGAACAGCCTTAGACCATTCTTCGGCTTCCGGTGAAACCAAGATGAAAAAATACCAAAATCCAAAAACAGCATCGAGGGCGTCCGCAGAATATCAAACATAAAAATACAGTCCTCTATAAAATATTCCGAACTACCAAGAATCGAGAGGAACATCATGGCCAAATGCCCGAATTGCGGTGCGAAAGAAATTAAAAAACTTCAGTTGGTTTACGAGGAAGGTACTTCCGATTTTGACGGGATCACTTATGGCGTTTCAGCCCGAGGAGAAAATGGCGTGGGGGTAACGGTCGGTTCTTCTCAAACCTTGCTCGCTGAAGAAGTTTCCCCACCCTCCAAAAAGACGGTCGCCGCCTGGGCCATTTGGTTCTTCGTTTCTTTGCTCTTGGCGCTAAACCGTTTTTTACCCCAGAACGAGTTCTTTCCCCAAGGTGGGTTGTTCGACAAAAATTCACAGGGATTCACGATTTTCGGGATATTCGGAATGATTATTTTCTCCGGCTTCGCTTATACCGCCTGGCAATTCAATACGGAAGAATGGCCAGGCTTGTACAAAGAATGGTCAAAAAGATGGATCTGTCTAAAGTGTGGAAAAATTTTCAAAAACGATTGATTCTTATCGATTTTTTCCCGGGTCTTAATTCCTGATTTCCGGCAGCGACCCGCCTTACGGAAAACCAACTTCCGTTCATAGTTAAAGCCCCATCATCAGGCCCGTGGAGAGGGGGACATCCCGTCCAGTGCCGTTGGAGGAAAGGATGAGGTTATAGCCCCCCTCGACAAAGGCATAGGCGTCCTTGGCCATCTCGAACTGGAACCCGGCCGCGACCCTCACATCCGGGTCCAGCGAAACGGCCTCACCCGCGTCCGAGTAGGCGACCCCCAGGTCCAGTCCCCCCTCGGCCGAAAGATAAGGGCGGACCCCTTTCGGCAGGAGACAAAGCCGCAGAACGGGGAGGAAGGCCAACCCGGTCTCCGAGAGGAACCCCGAATCATTGATCGTCGAGAAGTCGGTCTTTTGGAATTCCAGACCCAGCGAAAGGCCGTCGAACCACTCGAAACCGAAGCCCACCGATCCGGCCGGGCCCCAGGAATAGGTGGAACGGCCCGACAGGGGAAGGTCCAGGCCCGCCGCGCAGGTCAGGAACCATTGGCCGTTCGGGGGCGCGGAGGGCTTTGCCGGAAGGGACGCCCTGCTCTCCTGGACGGCCAGGGCCTGGGGCTGGAACTCCAACATCGGGGCGGGAAGGCTTTCCCAGCCATGGCGGTCCGTGGAGGTCAGCAGGAAGCGGTAGAGCTTGTCCTTCTTCAGGTTCTTGAGGTCGATCCGGCTTTCGGTGACGGGTCCGTCGTTGAGTTTTCGGACCGGGTTCCCATCCTCGTCGGCGAGATAAAGGTTATAGCCCGCGATCGTGGACAGGTCCCTTTCGTCCCAACGGAGGGTCGCCTGACCCGCCGACCACTCCACTTGGAAACCTTCCGGGACCGGAAGCGTTGGGTCCTTGGGCACCACCTTCAGCCGGGCCTGGGGACTTTCCACGCCCTTCGCGTCCACCGACGAGACGCCCACTTCATAGGTCTTCCCGATCTCGAAATGGCCGAGGATGATCTCCGTGTCCCGGATGGGTTGGGGGGTGAGGCAGGTGGCCCGGTCCGCGCCCGGGCGTTTCCAATAGACCCGGTAGCCCTGGAGGCCCTGGGTCTTGGGCGCGGTCCATTGAAGGACCAATTTCCCCTGGGACTGACCGGCCTTCAAATGGGCCGGGGCCGGGACCTCGGCGCCGCAAAGGGTCCCGGCCATCCAGAGCATCGCCGCCCATAAAAGGGTCCGCTGGTCCTTGGTCTTTTCTTTATTTTCCAAATGGCACCCTTTTGCCCAGAGTGAGCTCCGCCCTTCCTGCCGCCTTGTCGGCCATTCTAGCCTCCAGACCCCGGATTCCCGGCAATGGAAAAAGCCCACTTTCATTGCTCCAAGGGCCTTTCCGGAAGGCCCCGGGCCGGAGGGCCCTTGAATTAAAATATTAAGAAAGTATAAAGATGCACCTTAATGCCGAGTCGGACAAGCCTTTTGGCCTGTCCGAACGGGGGACCCAAGTTCTTGGGGCGAATCCTTATCCGAAAAGAAAGACCGGACGAGGAAGGCGAGCCGTTCCCGCCGAGCCCGACAGCTAACCTCGTAGGCTTCAGGAGGCGTCACCCCTATGTCCGATCCCAAATCATCCATCAAGGTCCATCAGCTCGGTTGGGTCCTGGTCTTCGCCATCGTTTACGCGGATATCGGGACCTCGGTCTTTTACGTTCCCAGCATTCTTTATGATTCCATCGGCTACCTGGCCACCCTGGCCCAGTTCATCTGCACCGGGGTCTTCATCACCATCGCCTTGAAATACGTCGAGATCTGCGACCGCTGTCCCGACGGCGGCGGCGTGGTTTCCATCGTGCGCGAGGCCTTTTCCGCGTTGGAATTCCTTCCTTTGGTGGGCGGCTCCTTCATCACCGTCGATTACTTCCTGACCTCGGCCATTTCCGGCGTTTCGGGCCTCTATTACCTCTCCAGCCTGATGCCCAGTACCAAGGACCTGGTCCTCCCCGCCTCCATGATCCTTTTCTTGGTCCTCATCCTGGTCAACATCATCGGGATCAAGGAATCGGCTTCGGTCAATTCCACCTTCGCCACCGTGGAGATCGCCGTCATCCTCCTGCTGCTGGGAGTCTCCTTTTTCCACATCGCCGTCACCCCTTCGCTGTCCTTCGCCGGCCTCTGGCACAGCATCATCCACCCCGGGGTCCCCTTGACCGTCAGTTCCCTTGCCATCGGCTACGCCACCACCTGGCTGGCCTATTCGGGGCTGGAATCGGTGGCCCAGATCTCAGGCTCCATGCGCCTCCCGGTGAAGTCCACCGCCAACAAGGCCATGTGGTGGGTCATCGGCATGATCGTGGTGGTCTCCTCCCCCATGACCTCCGTCATCCTTTACATCCTCCCCGACGAGGTCAAACGGGCCCAGGCCGATTCCTTTCTTTCGGCGCTTGGCTTCACCGTGGGCGGCCCGCTCCTGGGGCTGGCGGTGGTCCTGACCGCCTCCACCCTCCTTTTCATGGCTTGCAACACCGCCATCGTGGGCAACTACCACGTGAACGTCCGGCTCTCGGACCTGGGCTTCCTCCCTTCTTTCTTGCGGAAGCGCCACCCGACCCTGGGGACCCCTTACCTCTCCATCCTCATCTCCGGGCTCGTCCCCATGGCCATCATCCTCATCACCCGGGCCAACGTGGATGCCTTGGGCGATCTCTATAACTTCGGCCTTTTGGGCACCTTGTCCCTTTCTTCCCTGGCCATCGACCGGCTCCGTTGGCGCGACGGGGATCGGGGTTTCAAGTTCTGGACCGGCGCCTTCACCACCCTGGCCCTCCTGGCGGCCTGGTTCATCAACATGTTCCATAAGCCCGATGCCCTGTTCTTCGGCGGGACCCTGGCGGTCATTCTCGTGGGGGTGGGGGTCTGGCACCGGATCGGCGCCGCCCGCAAGGCTTCTTCCCAGTTCGCGGCGGCGGAAGCGACCGTCGCCGATCTTCCGGAGGCCTCCAATATCCTGACCCTGGAGGAGGCCTTGGAGGCTTCGGCCTTCGAATCCTCCCCCATCATCGTGGCCCTGCGTTTCGTGAACGAAAAACTCCTGGAGGACGCGGCGGTCTTCGCCCGCGGCATGAAAAAAGGGAATGTTTATGTGATCTATATCGATGAGATGCCCGGGCTTTTCCTGCCCCAGGAGATCAAGCCCAGCGAGAACGCCGTGAATGTTTTGGTCGGATCATGCGCTTACCTTCAAAAGATCGGGATCAATGCCATCCCCGTCTGGCGCATGGCCGAGGACGCGGGCACTTCCCTGGCGGAGGCCGCCACCGAATTGAAGGTCGCCAAGGTCTTCGTGGGTTCGTCCAAGCGGACCTTCTTCTGGCGGATGGTGAGGGGACGGATGCTCAAAAAACTCGCCCAGAACCTGCCCGAGTCGGCCGAACTGGTCATCGTCGGATAGGCTTCTTTTTCCCGCCGCGTTCCCTAAGACCGGGCCTGATCAGCCACCAACGCCCCACCGCCACCAAGGACCAGATCCCCTCCACTAGCCCGAAGGGCCAGGCCCCTTGGAGGAATCCATAGGCCGAACCCAGCAGGCAACTGCCCGCGAAAGCCAGGATGAACCACCGGCTTTTGTCCTCCAGCGCGTAGGTGACCAGCATGGCGGTGACGGCGAACAAGCCGAAAAGCGTCAATGGATCCATGAAAAGGCACTTTCCCGTTCCGGGCCTTCCGGATAGCCTTCAAAGGCACGGAAGAAGGCCCAGCGAATGACGGACCGGAGCCATTCTACACTTTGGACGTGGACTTATATTCTTCTCAGGAAACTGGATCCAGGTACCAGGGGCTCCCGGGTTCGGATCCGGGTCCCATCCGATAAAGGCCCAATTTTTTCAGATAAGCGGGTGTTTCGTAGAACGAGCGGAGGAATTCGAAACATTCTTCCTTCTTGAAAGCCCGGTATTCTTCACCCCACCGAGCACCTAGGAACCCGCCATAGACGTGATAACATTTTTCGACGCAATAAAAAGGTTCCAGCCAAGCCTTGAATCCCCCGACCTTCGCCGGGAAAAAAGCGAACCGGCGCCGGATCCGCAGGTCCCCCAGGCGTTGTTTGAGATCGACCTTGATCCTCCAACGCATGTGCCACCTCCCTACTTAGAAGCCGCCGGGACCAAAGCGTCCAAGGCCAGGTTCAACTTCAGCACATTCACGCCGGGGTCCCCGATGAAACCCAACCAACGGCCTTGGGTGTTCTGGGCGATCAGCTCCTTCACCTTTTCCAAGGGAAGTTTTCGGGTTTTGGCCACGCGGGAAGCCTGGTACTCGGCGGCGGCCGGACTGATATGGGGATCCAACCCGGACCCCGAGGCGGTCACCAGATCCATAGGGATCGGCTTGCCGGCCATGTCAGGGTCGGCCTTCTTCAACGCGTCGATGCGTCCTTGGACCGTGTCCAAGAACCCGGGGTTCGTTGGTCCCAAATTCGAGCCCGTCGAGGAAGAGGCGTTATAGCCATAAGGCCCCGTGGCCGAGGGCCTGCTCCAGAAATACTTGGGATCGTCGAAGGACTGGCCGATCAATTCCGACCCCACCCTCTTCCCATTCACTTCGATCAAGCTTCCGTCCGCTTGGCGGGGAAATAGGGCCTTCCCCAAAAGGGTCGTCAGGCCCGGATAGACTAGGCCCAGGAGGACCGTGAAGACCGCCACGAAGATCAGCGAATGTTTGGTTTGAACCATAATGTCTTTAAGCATTTAAGCCTCCGAATTTCTGGCTGGCAGCGGGTAGCTGACAGCCGCCAGCTGTCTTTTTAAACCAGACCTAAGGCCACCAGGATCACGTCGATCAACTTGATGCCCACGAAGGGCACGATCAGCCCACCCACCCCATAGATGAGGAAGTTGTCCTGCAGCAGTTTCGAGGCCGAGGAAGGACGGTATTTCACGCCCCGTAAGGCCAACGGCACCAGGAACACGATGATGACCGCGTTGAAGATGACCGCCGACAGGATGGCCGACTGGGGCGTGGCCAAATGCATGATGTTCAAGGCGTTCAACTCCGGATAGGTGAGGGCGAAGGCCGCCGGGATGATGGCGAAGTATTTCGCCACGTCGTTGGCGATGGAGAAGGTCGTCAAGGAACCCCGGGTCATCAAGAGCTGTTTCCCGATCTTGACCACCTCGATCAACTTGGTGGGGTTCGAATCCAGGTCCACCATGTTCCCCGCCTCCTTGGCGGCTTGGGTGCCCGTGTTCATAGCGACCGCCACGTCGGCCTGGGCCAAGGCCGGCGCGTCATTGGTGCCGTCACCCGCCATGGCCACCAGGCGGCCTCCGGCTTGGGATTCCCGGATGAGCTTGAGCTTCGCTTCGGGCGTCGCTTGGGCCAAAAAGTCGTCCACACCGGCCTCCGCCGCGATGGCCGCGGCCGTCAGTGGATTGTCCCCCGTGATCATGACAGTCTTGATGCCCATGCGGCGAAGCTCCGCGAACCGTTCCTGGATGCCCCCTTTCACGATGTCCTTCAAGTGGATGACGCCCAGCACTTCCTTACCTTCGGCCACCACCAGGGGGGTGCCTCCCCGGCGGGCGATGGCCTCCACCCCCGTGCGCACATCCTCCGGGTACTTCCCGCCCTCTTTCTTCACGTAAGCCTCGATGGCCTCGGCCGCTCCCTTACGAATGGAGCGTTTCCCGATATCCACCCCGCTCATGCGGGTCTGGGCGGTGAAGGGTACGAAGGTGGCCTTCAATTCATGGATCTCCTGGCCCCGGAGGCCGTATTTCTCCTTGGCCAGGACCACGATGCTGCGCCCTTCCGGCGTCTCGTCGGCCAGCGAGGATAGCTGGGCGGCCTCCGCCAGTTCCCGGACCAGAACACCGTCCGCCGGGATGAACTCGGCGGCTTGGCGATTGCCCAGGGTGATGGTCCCTGTCTTATCGAGCAGGAGCATATCCACGTCACCCGCCGCCTCCACCGCCCGGCCCGACATGGCGATGACGTTGGCTTGGATCATACGGTCCATACCGGCGATCCCGATGGCGGACAAAAGTCCGCCGATGGTGGTGGGGGCTAGGCAGACGAAGAGGGCCACCAACACCGTCACGGTCACGACCTTGCCCGCGCCCGAGGCCGCCACGCTATAAAAGGAAAAAGGCAGGAGGGTCGCGCAGACGATGAGGAACACGATGGTGAGGGCCGCCAACAGGATGTTCAAGGCGATCTCGTTGGGGGTTTTCTGGCGCTTGGCGCCCTCGACCATGGAGATCATGCGATCCAGGAAGGATTCGCCCGGATTGGAGGAGACCTTCACGATGAGCCAGTCGGAGATGACCCGCGTTCCCCCCGTGACGGCGCTTCGGTCCCCGCCCGATTCGCGCACCACAGGCGCTGACTCGCCCGTGATGGCGCTCTCATCCACCATGGCGATCCCGATCACCGCTTCGCCGTCGGCGGGGATGAAATCCCCCGCCTCCACCAACACTAGGTCGCCCTTACGCAGGTCGCCCGAAAGGACCTCGGTCCGCTTGGAATCCTTGTCGGCCTTGGCCATCTTCTTGGCCTTCACTTCCTGGCGGCTCTTGCGAAGGGTGTCCGCCTGGGCCTTGCCCCGCCCTTCCGCCATGGCCTCGGCGAAATTGGCGAAGACCACCGTGAACCACAACCAAAGGGATACGGCAAAAATGAAGCCCGAGGCGGCTTCACCATGGCCCCCCAAGGATTGCAGCCACAACCCCGTGGTCAGGATGCTTCCCACATAGACCGTGAACATGACCGGGTTCTTGATCATGTGGACCGGGTTCAGCTTCTTGAAGGATTCCAGGATCGCCTTGCGGGTGATCTCCCCTTCGAATAATTTGCGTTCTTTCACGTGTTCGGTCGTCATTTTTTTCTCCGTTCCTTTGGGTTCAGTCCCTTGGGCCATTCGGCCCTTTTTCTCGCCTTTCGTGCGGGTCCTAGGGACCCGCACGCGTTTTGGCCGCGCCTTCCGGCGCCCTTTCCTTTTCATGCCCTTACATATGGATCATCTTCAGGTGTTCCACGATGGGCCCCAGGGCCAGGGCCGGGAAGAAGGTCAGGGCCCCCACGATGATGACCGTGCAAAAAAGCATCACGACGAACAGGAGCGTATGGGTCGGGAGCGTCCCCGCGCTCTCCGGCACCACTTTCTTCCTGGCCAGGCTCCCGGCGAGCGCCAGCACCGGCACGGCCAACCAGAAACGACCGAACCACATGGCGGCTCCTCCCATCAGGTCATAAAGGGTGTTCCCCGAAAGACCCGCGAAGGCACTGCCGTTGTTATTGGACTGGGAATCGAAAGCGTAAAGGAGCTCGGAGAAACCATGGGCGCCCGGGTTGTTGGTGCCTGCCCCGCCGGTCGCCACCGCCACCGCCGTGCAGATAAGGACCAGCAGGGGCGGGATGAGGATCATGATCGAGGCCATCTTCATCTCGTAGGCCTGGATCTTCTTGCCCAGGTATTCGGGCGTGCGGCCCACCATGAGCCCCGCCACGAAGACCGCCAGGATGACGAAGGCCAGCATGCCGTAAAGGCCCGATCCGACCCCGCCGAAGGAGACCTCGCCCAGCATGATCATCCACATGGGGACCATCCCCCCGAGGGGAGTATAGGAATCGTGCATGGAATTGACGGACCCGTTGGAAGCCGCCGTGGTCACGGAAGCCCACAGGGCCGAATTCACGATGCCAAAGCGCACTTCCTTGCCTTCCATGTTGCCGTTGGCCAGGACTTCCCCACCGGCCCCCGCCGTGAGCTTGTTCAAAAGAGGGTTCCCGCTTTGTTCCTGTTGGGCGCAGAGATAAAGCATGGGTGCCAACAGAAGGAACATGGCGGCTAGGATGGCCCATCCTTGGCGCATATCCTTCACCATGGCGCCCAGGGTGAAACAGAGGGCGGTCGGGATGAGAAGGATGGCCAAAAGTTCGAGGAGATCCGTAAAGGGCGTCGGGTTCTCATAGGGGTGGGCCGAGTTCACGTTGAAATAACCGCCCCCATTGGTCCCCAGCATCTTGATGGCCTCCTGGGAAGCCACGGGCCCCAAAGCGATGGACTGTTCATTGACCACCACGTGGTCCATTTTTGGTTTCCCGGCGATGGTCACGGGGTTCCCCTTGTCGTCGACCGCTGGCTTGTCATAAGACGTCGGTTGGACCAGGGAAGCCGTCGCCGTATTGGCGAAGGTCTGGGGCGATCCTTGCTGGATCAAGATCAGGGCCAAGATCAGGCTCAGAGGCAGGAGGATGTAAAGGGTCCCCCGGGTCATATCGACCCAGAAATTCCCGAGTTTGGTGGTCTCTTTCCGCACCAAACCCCGGATGAGGGCGACCAGGGTGGCCATGCCGGAGGCGGCGCAAAGGAAGTTATGGACCGCCAACCCCATCATCTGGGTCAGGTAGCTCATGGTGGTCTCGCCGCCATAGAACTGCCAATTGGTATTGGAGATGAAGCTGATAGCCGTGTTGAAGGCCAGGTCCGGCGGGACCGGCGATTGACCGGCCGGGTTCAAAGGCAAAGAAGCCTGGAGCCTTTCGATCCCATAGAGCAGAATTCCTCCCACGATGTTGAAGAGGAGCATGGCCAGGGCATAACCCTTCCAGTCCATCTCCTCCTTCGGCTTGATGCCGCCGAGCTTATAAAGAAGACCTTCCAGCCAACCGAACAGCTTCCCTAAAAAGAAAGGTTTGTCCCCATAGACCTTGGCCATATAGGTCCCCAGGGGCCTCGCCAGGACCAGGAGCACCCCGAAATAAAACAGGATCTGGATC from bacterium carries:
- a CDS encoding APC family permease — encoded protein: MSDPKSSIKVHQLGWVLVFAIVYADIGTSVFYVPSILYDSIGYLATLAQFICTGVFITIALKYVEICDRCPDGGGVVSIVREAFSALEFLPLVGGSFITVDYFLTSAISGVSGLYYLSSLMPSTKDLVLPASMILFLVLILVNIIGIKESASVNSTFATVEIAVILLLLGVSFFHIAVTPSLSFAGLWHSIIHPGVPLTVSSLAIGYATTWLAYSGLESVAQISGSMRLPVKSTANKAMWWVIGMIVVVSSPMTSVILYILPDEVKRAQADSFLSALGFTVGGPLLGLAVVLTASTLLFMACNTAIVGNYHVNVRLSDLGFLPSFLRKRHPTLGTPYLSILISGLVPMAIILITRANVDALGDLYNFGLLGTLSLSSLAIDRLRWRDGDRGFKFWTGAFTTLALLAAWFINMFHKPDALFFGGTLAVILVGVGVWHRIGAARKASSQFAAAEATVADLPEASNILTLEEALEASAFESSPIIVALRFVNEKLLEDAAVFARGMKKGNVYVIYIDEMPGLFLPQEIKPSENAVNVLVGSCAYLQKIGINAIPVWRMAEDAGTSLAEAATELKVAKVFVGSSKRTFFWRMVRGRMLKKLAQNLPESAELVIVG
- the kdpA gene encoding potassium-transporting ATPase subunit KdpA is translated as MTTNQWIQILFYFGVLLVLARPLGTYMAKVYGDKPFFLGKLFGWLEGLLYKLGGIKPKEEMDWKGYALAMLLFNIVGGILLYGIERLQASLPLNPAGQSPVPPDLAFNTAISFISNTNWQFYGGETTMSYLTQMMGLAVHNFLCAASGMATLVALIRGLVRKETTKLGNFWVDMTRGTLYILLPLSLILALILIQQGSPQTFANTATASLVQPTSYDKPAVDDKGNPVTIAGKPKMDHVVVNEQSIALGPVASQEAIKMLGTNGGGYFNVNSAHPYENPTPFTDLLELLAILLIPTALCFTLGAMVKDMRQGWAILAAMFLLLAPMLYLCAQQEQSGNPLLNKLTAGAGGEVLANGNMEGKEVRFGIVNSALWASVTTAASNGSVNSMHDSYTPLGGMVPMWMIMLGEVSFGGVGSGLYGMLAFVILAVFVAGLMVGRTPEYLGKKIQAYEMKMASIMILIPPLLVLICTAVAVATGGAGTNNPGAHGFSELLYAFDSQSNNNGSAFAGLSGNTLYDLMGGAAMWFGRFWLAVPVLALAGSLARKKVVPESAGTLPTHTLLFVVMLFCTVIIVGALTFFPALALGPIVEHLKMIHM
- the kdpB gene encoding potassium-transporting ATPase subunit KdpB, coding for MTTEHVKERKLFEGEITRKAILESFKKLNPVHMIKNPVMFTVYVGSILTTGLWLQSLGGHGEAASGFIFAVSLWLWFTVVFANFAEAMAEGRGKAQADTLRKSRQEVKAKKMAKADKDSKRTEVLSGDLRKGDLVLVEAGDFIPADGEAVIGIAMVDESAITGESAPVVRESGGDRSAVTGGTRVISDWLIVKVSSNPGESFLDRMISMVEGAKRQKTPNEIALNILLAALTIVFLIVCATLLPFSFYSVAASGAGKVVTVTVLVALFVCLAPTTIGGLLSAIGIAGMDRMIQANVIAMSGRAVEAAGDVDMLLLDKTGTITLGNRQAAEFIPADGVLVRELAEAAQLSSLADETPEGRSIVVLAKEKYGLRGQEIHELKATFVPFTAQTRMSGVDIGKRSIRKGAAEAIEAYVKKEGGKYPEDVRTGVEAIARRGGTPLVVAEGKEVLGVIHLKDIVKGGIQERFAELRRMGIKTVMITGDNPLTAAAIAAEAGVDDFLAQATPEAKLKLIRESQAGGRLVAMAGDGTNDAPALAQADVAVAMNTGTQAAKEAGNMVDLDSNPTKLIEVVKIGKQLLMTRGSLTTFSIANDVAKYFAIIPAAFALTYPELNALNIMHLATPQSAILSAVIFNAVIIVFLVPLALRGVKYRPSSASKLLQDNFLIYGVGGLIVPFVGIKLIDVILVALGLV
- a CDS encoding fibronectin type III domain-containing protein gives rise to the protein MENKEKTKDQRTLLWAAMLWMAGTLCGAEVPAPAHLKAGQSQGKLVLQWTAPKTQGLQGYRVYWKRPGADRATCLTPQPIRDTEIILGHFEIGKTYEVGVSSVDAKGVESPQARLKVVPKDPTLPVPEGFQVEWSAGQATLRWDERDLSTIAGYNLYLADEDGNPVRKLNDGPVTESRIDLKNLKKDKLYRFLLTSTDRHGWESLPAPMLEFQPQALAVQESRASLPAKPSAPPNGQWFLTCAAGLDLPLSGRSTYSWGPAGSVGFGFEWFDGLSLGLEFQKTDFSTINDSGFLSETGLAFLPVLRLCLLPKGVRPYLSAEGGLDLGVAYSDAGEAVSLDPDVRVAAGFQFEMAKDAYAFVEGGYNLILSSNGTGRDVPLSTGLMMGL
- the kdpC gene encoding potassium-transporting ATPase subunit KdpC, which encodes MLKDIMVQTKHSLIFVAVFTVLLGLVYPGLTTLLGKALFPRQADGSLIEVNGKRVGSELIGQSFDDPKYFWSRPSATGPYGYNASSSTGSNLGPTNPGFLDTVQGRIDALKKADPDMAGKPIPMDLVTASGSGLDPHISPAAAEYQASRVAKTRKLPLEKVKELIAQNTQGRWLGFIGDPGVNVLKLNLALDALVPAASK